From the genome of Pseudomonas sp. gcc21, one region includes:
- the recA gene encoding recombinase RecA, whose product MDDNKKKALSAALSQIERQFGKGAVMRMGDHERQAIPSISTGSLGLDIALGLGGLPKGRIVEIYGPESSGKTTLTLSVIAQAQKQGATCAFVDAEHALDPEYAGKLGVNVDDLLVSQPDTGEQALEITDMLVRSNAVDVIIVDSVAALVPKAEIEGEMGDHHVGVQARLMSQALRKITGNIKNANCLVIFINQIRMKIGVMFGNPETTTGGNALKFYSSVRLDIRRTGAVKEGDEVVGSETRVKVVKNKVAPPFRQAEFQILYGQGIYHNAEIIDLGVQIGLVEKAGAWYSYKGNKIGQGKANAAKYMAENVAIAEEIEKAIREKLLPKPGKPGAVVEDSAEADA is encoded by the coding sequence ATGGACGACAACAAGAAGAAGGCGCTTTCGGCGGCTTTGAGTCAGATTGAACGTCAGTTTGGCAAGGGCGCGGTCATGCGCATGGGCGATCATGAACGCCAGGCCATTCCGTCGATTTCCACCGGTTCGCTGGGGCTTGATATTGCCCTGGGTCTTGGCGGCTTGCCCAAGGGCCGGATCGTTGAAATCTATGGTCCTGAGTCGTCAGGTAAAACCACGCTGACCCTGTCGGTCATTGCTCAGGCTCAGAAGCAAGGGGCCACCTGCGCCTTCGTTGACGCTGAACATGCTTTGGACCCCGAGTACGCTGGCAAGCTGGGCGTGAATGTGGATGACCTGCTTGTGTCCCAGCCGGATACCGGTGAGCAGGCCCTTGAGATCACCGACATGCTGGTGCGTTCAAACGCGGTCGACGTAATCATTGTCGACTCCGTGGCTGCCCTGGTGCCCAAGGCCGAAATCGAAGGCGAAATGGGTGATCACCACGTGGGTGTCCAGGCGCGTCTGATGTCCCAGGCGCTGCGCAAGATCACCGGTAATATCAAGAACGCCAACTGCCTGGTTATCTTCATCAACCAGATCCGTATGAAGATCGGCGTTATGTTCGGTAACCCGGAAACCACTACCGGCGGTAACGCGCTGAAATTCTATTCTTCCGTACGACTGGACATCCGCCGCACGGGTGCGGTGAAAGAAGGTGACGAAGTGGTTGGCAGTGAGACCCGCGTCAAGGTCGTCAAGAACAAGGTTGCGCCGCCGTTCCGTCAGGCTGAGTTCCAGATTCTTTACGGTCAGGGCATCTATCACAATGCCGAGATCATCGATCTGGGCGTGCAGATCGGTCTGGTTGAGAAAGCAGGCGCCTGGTACAGCTACAAGGGCAACAAGATCGGTCAGGGCAAGGCAAATGCTGCCAAGTACATGGCCGAGAACGTTGCGATTGCTGAAGAAATTGAAAAGGCGATCCGTGAAAAATTGTTGCCCAAGCCCGGCAAGCCAGGTGCTGTGGTTGAGGATAGCGCCGAAGCGGACGCCTGA
- a CDS encoding diacylglycerol kinase, whose amino-acid sequence MEENPYKGVTGLRRVWRATGYSLDGLAVAYRGEAAFRQLVWLAAVLIPVALILPLDAISRALLIGSVMVSLIVELLNSAIEAAIDRISLERHPLSKASKDMGSAAQLISLSLIAVVWGLVLLG is encoded by the coding sequence ATGGAAGAAAACCCATACAAGGGCGTGACCGGGTTGCGTCGGGTGTGGCGTGCGACGGGTTATTCGCTGGACGGCCTGGCTGTGGCCTACCGGGGTGAAGCCGCATTCCGTCAATTGGTGTGGCTGGCCGCGGTGCTCATACCGGTGGCGCTGATCTTGCCGTTGGATGCTATTTCCCGCGCACTGCTGATTGGCAGTGTCATGGTTTCGCTCATTGTCGAACTGCTTAATTCAGCGATCGAGGCGGCCATCGACCGGATCTCGCTGGAACGTCATCCGCTTTCCAAAGCCTCCAAGGATATGGGCAGTGCCGCGCAGTTGATCAGCCTGAGCCTGATCGCGGTGGTCTGGGGATTGGTGCTGCTCGGCTGA
- a CDS encoding PA3611 family quorum-sensing-regulated virulence factor translates to MRWLSLVLALSVVVPAHGASLRDMQLQKMLEDVAVISSEGTPRAINEEITDEGFTVDGKQLVNILSVRPAYAKKLQGDPLVVRTQLQASVCENQRFRRLMDLGATLTYHFVLTGSTQPVLTQRFIAEHCQAL, encoded by the coding sequence ATGCGTTGGTTAAGTCTTGTCCTAGCCTTGTCCGTAGTCGTGCCAGCGCACGGGGCGTCGCTTCGCGACATGCAGTTGCAGAAAATGCTCGAGGACGTCGCGGTCATCAGTAGCGAAGGCACCCCGCGAGCGATCAACGAGGAGATCACCGACGAGGGCTTCACGGTCGATGGCAAACAGCTGGTCAATATCCTGTCGGTACGGCCTGCTTATGCGAAAAAGCTGCAAGGCGACCCGCTGGTTGTTCGCACCCAGCTCCAGGCCAGCGTCTGCGAGAACCAGCGTTTCCGCCGATTGATGGATCTGGGCGCCACGCTGACTTATCACTTCGTTCTGACCGGGTCCACGCAACCGGTCCTGACCCAACGTTTCATTGCCGAACATTGCCAGGCGCTCTGA
- a CDS encoding TIGR00730 family Rossman fold protein: MSDDLNTVGYLNRHLRTGDTGIQDKVDDLINACQGSSENAALYKEMVLTVVRMAQADRDRWDAKIMLQTIRELEQAFARLELFKRRRKVTVFGSARTPISHELYMLAKKMGAALARNEFMTITGAGAGIMAAAHEGAGLDNSLGFNITLPFEQRSNDIVRGTDHELPFKFFFLRKLFFVKEADALVLCPGGFGTLDETLELLTLIQTGKSPVVPVILLDLPEGGFWSGLVEFFRHQLCESGYIGESDLNLMTVAHSPDEAMEHILRFYSNYHSARWVDGQYVIRLYRPLTEAAMELINKEFAGICKEPGFHQTHDSPSESDEPELKQLVRLGFVFNGRDHGRLRALIDVLNQPHNQQNHDTA; this comes from the coding sequence ATGTCGGATGATCTGAACACGGTGGGGTATCTGAACCGGCACTTGCGCACCGGAGACACCGGCATTCAGGACAAGGTCGATGATCTCATCAACGCCTGCCAGGGCAGCAGCGAGAACGCAGCGTTATACAAGGAAATGGTCCTGACTGTGGTGCGCATGGCCCAGGCTGACCGGGACCGCTGGGATGCCAAGATCATGCTGCAGACGATACGTGAACTGGAACAGGCGTTCGCGCGGCTGGAACTGTTCAAACGGCGGCGCAAGGTCACCGTATTCGGCTCGGCGCGCACGCCTATCAGCCACGAGCTGTATATGCTCGCCAAGAAGATGGGCGCGGCGCTCGCGCGCAATGAGTTCATGACCATCACAGGTGCAGGCGCAGGCATTATGGCTGCCGCGCACGAGGGCGCCGGGCTGGATAACAGCCTGGGGTTCAACATCACCCTGCCCTTCGAACAACGCTCGAATGACATAGTGCGTGGTACCGATCACGAGCTGCCGTTCAAATTCTTCTTCCTGCGCAAACTGTTTTTCGTCAAGGAGGCAGACGCGCTGGTGCTATGTCCGGGTGGGTTCGGCACGCTGGATGAAACACTGGAGCTCCTGACGCTGATCCAGACAGGCAAGAGTCCGGTAGTGCCGGTTATCCTGCTGGATCTTCCGGAGGGCGGATTCTGGAGTGGCCTGGTGGAGTTTTTCCGGCATCAACTGTGTGAATCCGGCTACATCGGCGAGTCAGATCTGAATCTCATGACCGTGGCCCATTCGCCTGACGAAGCCATGGAACACATCCTGCGGTTCTACAGTAATTACCATTCAGCACGCTGGGTCGACGGTCAGTACGTTATCAGGCTGTACCGCCCGCTGACTGAAGCGGCAATGGAGCTGATCAATAAGGAGTTTGCGGGGATCTGCAAGGAGCCCGGGTTTCATCAAACACATGATTCACCGAGCGAATCAGACGAACCCGAGTTGAAACAACTGGTACGACTGGGATTTGTGTTCAATGGCCGCGATCACGGACGTTTACGCGCGTTGATCGACGTGCTCAATCAACCTCATAACCAGCAAAACCACGATACTGCATGA
- a CDS encoding TetR/AcrR family transcriptional regulator — protein MHENKKGSGFTGHVPDQLFEAKLEGIQDTSLAEQRRDQICDAALELFLKKGFASTTVRDICALSGVNQASIYDYIANKNDILRRLLNKLWFRSGVPNLHELMKEHPQESLEDCVRLYLSESWTKKRKGTLLAYRTVPHLQKDDRDAMRSRDQLVIRQMAEKFRHRAGLAEDDPRAEIISNLIIYLAGFGPLRDWLHQDIDDDVIVNTVAAGVTAMVETLAHSVEQPEPQPS, from the coding sequence ATGCACGAGAATAAAAAAGGTTCCGGATTTACGGGACATGTGCCCGACCAATTGTTCGAAGCCAAGCTAGAAGGCATTCAGGACACTTCTCTCGCCGAGCAGCGCCGGGATCAGATATGCGACGCAGCGCTCGAACTCTTCCTCAAGAAAGGCTTCGCCTCGACCACGGTGCGCGATATCTGCGCGCTTTCAGGGGTCAACCAGGCGAGCATCTACGACTATATCGCCAACAAGAACGACATCCTCAGGCGATTATTGAACAAGCTCTGGTTTCGCTCGGGCGTGCCCAATCTGCATGAACTGATGAAAGAGCACCCGCAGGAGTCGCTGGAAGACTGCGTCAGGTTGTACCTGAGCGAATCCTGGACCAAGAAGCGCAAAGGCACGTTACTGGCTTATCGCACAGTGCCGCATCTGCAGAAGGACGACCGCGACGCCATGAGATCGCGCGATCAGCTGGTGATCCGGCAGATGGCCGAGAAATTCCGGCATCGAGCGGGTCTTGCCGAGGACGATCCCCGGGCGGAAATCATCTCGAATCTGATCATTTACCTTGCAGGCTTCGGTCCGCTACGCGACTGGCTGCATCAGGATATTGACGATGACGTCATCGTCAATACCGTCGCTGCGGGCGTTACCGCAATGGTTGAGACGCTCGCACACTCTGTAGAGCAGCCGGAGCCACAGCCCAGCTGA
- a CDS encoding DMT family transporter translates to MNIRTYRADALMLITALIWGSTFVAQSLGMEHIGPFLYTGLRFLLGALVVLPLVLLARPQTDQPHRQFSRPMVLGSLVLGTVLTLGINLQQIGLMFTSVTNSGFITGLYVILVPIFGLFIGMRTGVGTWIGALLALVGMLLLSINEDYSVAPGDWLQLIGAACWALHVLLVGALASRYDPIRVAFLQFVVCALISLMLALIFEELDWHNIVLAVPAILYGGLLAVGIGFTLQVVAQKDAITSHAAIILSLEAVFAALAAWLVLGETLSLRGLIGCALMLSGMLLAQLVPIYLERRRTVAPVQQEPAGHH, encoded by the coding sequence ATGAATATTCGAACCTATCGGGCCGACGCCCTGATGCTCATTACTGCCCTGATCTGGGGCAGTACCTTTGTCGCCCAGAGTCTTGGCATGGAACACATAGGGCCCTTTCTTTATACCGGCCTGCGCTTCCTGCTCGGGGCCCTTGTGGTGCTGCCACTGGTCCTGCTGGCGCGACCGCAGACCGACCAGCCTCACCGCCAGTTTAGTCGACCGATGGTTCTCGGCAGTCTCGTGCTTGGCACGGTGTTGACGCTGGGCATCAACCTTCAGCAGATCGGGCTGATGTTCACCAGCGTAACCAACTCGGGCTTCATTACCGGGCTCTACGTCATTCTCGTACCGATATTCGGTCTGTTTATCGGTATGCGCACCGGCGTGGGCACCTGGATCGGCGCACTGCTTGCGCTGGTAGGCATGCTACTGCTCAGTATCAATGAGGATTACAGCGTAGCCCCCGGGGACTGGTTACAGCTGATCGGCGCCGCCTGCTGGGCGCTCCATGTGCTTCTGGTCGGTGCATTGGCAAGCCGCTACGATCCGATCCGCGTTGCCTTTTTGCAGTTCGTTGTTTGCGCGCTCATCAGTCTGATGCTGGCGCTGATCTTCGAGGAGCTGGATTGGCACAATATTGTCCTGGCCGTCCCGGCGATTCTGTATGGCGGACTGCTGGCGGTAGGCATCGGCTTCACCTTGCAGGTGGTCGCGCAGAAGGATGCTATTACCTCCCACGCCGCCATCATTCTGAGTCTGGAAGCCGTGTTCGCCGCCCTGGCCGCCTGGCTGGTCCTCGGCGAGACACTCAGCCTGCGCGGCCTTATCGGTTGCGCATTGATGCTGAGCGGCATGCTGCTGGCGCAACTCGTACCCATTTACCTCGAGCGACGCCGTACCGTTGCCCCGGTGCAGCAAGAACCGGCGGGGCATCATTGA
- a CDS encoding MBL fold metallo-hydrolase RNA specificity domain-containing protein, translating into MASLTFHGAVRQVTGSCYLLEANGDQVLIECGMTQGGKRDELHNRNRFPFDPAALSAVVISHAHLDHSGLLPKLVAEGFSGSIYLTPASTDLLGLMLKDAAGLQERDTEWENRWRQRAGKPLLEPLYVQADTDAALELCKPTDYQQPTMIARGIEVCFHEAGHILGSAIVEISVHEEGERTRRLVFSGDLGGLDAPLLRDPAFLEQADLVLMESTYGDRDHRNKQETLTELQAILERAWKDGGNVLIPSFAVGRTQDLLYYLGKFYQAGLLKQHTVFLDSPMAIAATRIYDRYHHQFSEEDQALIKGSGKGTLRDWLPILKCTQTPDESMAINKVTSGAIIIAGAGMCNGGRIVHHFKHNLWRKNCHVIFPGFQAKGTVGRRLVDGEKQIRVVHQSLAVNAQLHTLGGFSAHAGQSDLIGWLKHFTSAPEVYLVHGEEEKSQILAAAIKEQLGIQARLPEQGQKITL; encoded by the coding sequence ATGGCATCACTTACGTTTCACGGTGCAGTTCGACAGGTAACCGGTTCCTGCTATCTGCTGGAAGCCAACGGCGATCAGGTGCTGATCGAGTGCGGCATGACGCAGGGCGGCAAGCGCGACGAGCTTCATAATCGCAACCGCTTTCCCTTCGACCCCGCTGCGCTGAGTGCGGTGGTGATATCCCATGCCCATCTTGATCACTCGGGACTGCTACCCAAACTGGTGGCCGAAGGATTCAGTGGTTCGATCTATCTGACGCCTGCCAGCACCGATCTGCTGGGGCTGATGCTCAAGGACGCAGCCGGCCTGCAGGAGCGCGACACGGAATGGGAAAATCGCTGGCGACAGCGGGCCGGCAAACCCTTGCTTGAGCCCTTGTATGTTCAAGCCGACACTGACGCGGCGCTGGAACTGTGCAAGCCCACCGATTATCAGCAGCCAACCATGATCGCCCGTGGTATCGAGGTATGCTTCCACGAAGCAGGACACATACTGGGCTCTGCCATCGTGGAAATCAGCGTGCATGAGGAAGGCGAACGCACCCGTCGACTGGTGTTCTCCGGCGACCTCGGCGGGCTGGACGCCCCGCTGCTGCGTGACCCGGCCTTCCTTGAGCAAGCGGATCTGGTGCTGATGGAATCCACCTATGGCGATCGCGACCACCGGAACAAGCAGGAGACCCTGACAGAGCTGCAGGCGATCCTGGAACGAGCCTGGAAGGACGGCGGCAACGTGCTGATCCCCTCCTTCGCCGTAGGCCGCACGCAGGACCTGCTCTACTATCTGGGCAAGTTCTACCAGGCGGGACTGCTCAAGCAACACACTGTGTTCCTCGATAGTCCGATGGCAATCGCTGCCACCAGAATCTACGACCGCTACCATCACCAGTTCAGCGAAGAAGACCAGGCGCTGATCAAGGGCAGCGGCAAGGGCACGCTGCGCGACTGGTTGCCCATACTCAAATGCACCCAGACGCCGGATGAGTCGATGGCGATCAACAAGGTCACCAGCGGCGCGATCATCATTGCCGGAGCGGGCATGTGTAACGGCGGTCGAATCGTCCATCACTTCAAGCACAACCTGTGGCGTAAGAACTGTCATGTGATCTTTCCCGGTTTTCAGGCCAAGGGCACCGTGGGGCGTCGCCTGGTGGATGGCGAGAAACAGATTCGCGTGGTGCATCAGAGCCTGGCGGTCAATGCTCAACTGCATACGCTGGGCGGCTTTTCGGCACATGCTGGCCAAAGCGATCTGATCGGTTGGCTAAAGCATTTTACCAGTGCCCCCGAGGTATATCTGGTGCATGGTGAAGAAGAAAAGAGCCAGATACTCGCAGCGGCAATCAAGGAGCAGTTGGGCATACAAGCCAGACTCCCGGAACAAGGGCAGAAGATCACCTTGTGA
- a CDS encoding CinA family protein: protein MSQYDPLIDSVAARLGNGLRRLGLQVTTAESCTGGGIAEAITRVSGSSAWFETGFVTYANRSKSHWLGVPEDILETHGAVSEPVVRAMAQGALQAADADLAVAVSGVAGPDGGTPEKPVGTVWFAWAIRGKGVVSHCKRMQGNRREVRAHTVLKALEGLVIEVERLAANRSSS from the coding sequence ATGTCTCAATACGACCCCTTGATCGATTCCGTAGCCGCCCGGCTGGGCAACGGCTTGCGGCGGCTGGGTCTGCAGGTCACCACGGCTGAGTCCTGCACGGGCGGTGGTATTGCCGAAGCCATCACGCGGGTAAGCGGTAGCTCGGCCTGGTTTGAAACAGGCTTCGTTACTTATGCCAATCGCAGCAAATCCCACTGGTTGGGCGTGCCGGAGGACATACTCGAAACCCATGGCGCAGTCAGCGAGCCTGTGGTCCGGGCAATGGCGCAGGGCGCTTTGCAGGCAGCCGATGCGGATCTGGCGGTAGCGGTGAGCGGTGTTGCCGGGCCTGATGGCGGGACGCCGGAAAAGCCGGTCGGCACTGTCTGGTTTGCCTGGGCTATTCGGGGCAAGGGCGTAGTCAGCCACTGCAAGCGCATGCAGGGCAATCGTCGTGAAGTGCGCGCGCATACCGTGCTCAAGGCACTGGAAGGCCTGGTTATCGAGGTTGAACGCCTCGCTGCGAACCGATCATCATCCTGA
- a CDS encoding response regulator transcription factor, whose amino-acid sequence MGPTYDILIADDHPLFRSALRQALSNGLEAEVQLTEAGSIVELQSLLETRKDWDLVLLDLNMPGAYGFSGLVLLRGQYPHIPVVVISAQEEAPVYKRAKDFGASGFIPKSSTLEGIQQAVQEVLDGGVCWPPAVDDAGPLSDEEKNISAQLASLTPQQFKVLTMVCDGLLNKQIAYELNVSEATVKAHVTAIFRKLDVRTRTQAALALQHMELTRAAQ is encoded by the coding sequence ATGGGCCCCACTTACGACATTCTGATCGCCGACGATCATCCGCTTTTCCGCAGCGCACTGCGTCAGGCGCTGAGCAACGGCCTCGAAGCAGAAGTGCAGCTGACCGAAGCCGGAAGCATCGTCGAATTACAATCGTTGCTTGAAACGCGAAAGGATTGGGACCTGGTGCTACTCGATCTGAATATGCCGGGAGCCTATGGCTTTTCTGGCCTGGTATTGCTGCGCGGGCAGTATCCGCATATCCCGGTAGTGGTGATTTCCGCGCAGGAAGAGGCGCCGGTATACAAGCGTGCCAAGGATTTCGGTGCCAGTGGTTTCATTCCCAAGTCGTCAACACTCGAGGGCATCCAGCAGGCCGTACAGGAAGTGCTGGATGGTGGCGTATGCTGGCCCCCTGCGGTCGACGACGCTGGCCCGTTGTCCGATGAAGAAAAGAACATCAGTGCCCAGTTGGCCAGTTTGACGCCCCAGCAATTCAAGGTGCTGACCATGGTCTGCGATGGTTTGCTCAACAAGCAGATCGCCTATGAGCTGAACGTCTCCGAGGCCACCGTCAAGGCGCATGTGACAGCGATTTTTCGCAAGCTCGACGTCCGCACCCGTACCCAGGCGGCCCTCGCACTGCAACATATGGAACTAACGCGCGCCGCGCAATAG
- a CDS encoding TRAP transporter fused permease subunit yields MKADAAPVESVEHKSEVTRLGDATSWQSILFVLLCVGGLLAGIAYIFGFTFAGHRLLEGEYYWIFIGLFGAAAFIALPAKANQFKVPVYDLAAAALVLGVGIFFAINAWDMAQAGWSNLYWGIVVWLLMMELARRSGGTPFLLVVAVIGVYPLIADYLPGLLMGIPYQFDHMIEAHVFRTEGMMGITTKIVAEIILGFLVFAGILLATGAGDFFIDLANASFGRYRGGPAKVAVVASAFMGSLSGSVFSNIAGTGSITIPTMKKAGYPAHYAGAIEACASTGGVVMPPVMGAIAFVMAITIGVDYAVIMIAAILPSLLFYFGLILQVDAYAARTGMKGMPVESLPSTRKVLMRGWPFLLVLVFLIWGLLYMRWEYYTPWYACILMIGLSFFNKETRMTPKRLYSAMRQIGVLITQTAAIILPIAFVVSALTITGVTGSLTSGLIGLGGDNVFMVIFFGIVACFVMGMAGLAIVAYIFLAVTLAPAIIEVGGLNTIAVHFFIVYYAMLSVITPPVGAAAFLAGTMAGAKPMKTSFTAMRLGIVIYFIPLFFLFQPALVLQGDLTPLLYVLPSIIIGIMLISGGLEGYLLGAGHVKPWQRIPLFVAGFAFSFPGLMTTIIGGLASAVLIALVWSQNRMKPSLA; encoded by the coding sequence ATGAAAGCTGATGCCGCTCCTGTTGAAAGTGTTGAGCACAAATCTGAAGTGACCCGACTGGGCGACGCCACTTCCTGGCAAAGCATCCTGTTTGTCCTGCTTTGTGTAGGCGGGCTGCTGGCCGGCATTGCCTATATTTTTGGATTTACCTTTGCCGGGCACCGGCTGCTCGAAGGTGAGTACTACTGGATTTTCATCGGCCTTTTCGGGGCGGCCGCATTCATTGCGCTGCCTGCAAAAGCCAACCAGTTCAAAGTACCCGTTTATGACCTGGCTGCTGCCGCGCTGGTGCTGGGGGTGGGGATATTCTTCGCGATCAACGCCTGGGACATGGCGCAAGCCGGATGGAGCAATCTGTACTGGGGAATCGTGGTCTGGTTGTTGATGATGGAGCTGGCCCGGCGCAGCGGGGGCACTCCTTTCCTTCTGGTTGTTGCAGTCATCGGGGTATACCCCCTGATTGCCGATTACCTCCCCGGCTTGTTGATGGGGATTCCCTACCAGTTTGATCACATGATCGAAGCCCACGTCTTCCGCACTGAAGGGATGATGGGAATTACGACCAAGATCGTTGCGGAGATCATCCTCGGCTTCCTGGTTTTCGCCGGCATCCTGCTGGCAACGGGCGCAGGCGACTTCTTCATCGACCTGGCAAACGCCAGCTTCGGTCGCTATCGCGGCGGTCCCGCCAAAGTGGCGGTGGTTGCCAGTGCCTTCATGGGCAGCCTGTCGGGTTCAGTTTTTTCAAATATCGCCGGAACGGGTTCCATCACTATTCCAACGATGAAGAAGGCTGGGTATCCGGCACATTATGCTGGTGCTATCGAAGCGTGTGCTTCGACCGGTGGCGTTGTGATGCCGCCGGTAATGGGGGCCATTGCCTTTGTTATGGCCATCACCATCGGCGTCGACTACGCGGTCATCATGATTGCTGCGATTCTTCCGTCGTTGCTGTTCTACTTCGGTCTGATCCTGCAGGTGGACGCCTACGCGGCCCGCACTGGCATGAAAGGTATGCCGGTCGAAAGCCTCCCTTCCACTCGCAAAGTCCTGATGCGCGGTTGGCCATTCCTTCTGGTACTGGTGTTCCTGATCTGGGGATTGCTGTACATGCGCTGGGAGTACTACACCCCGTGGTACGCCTGCATCCTGATGATCGGCCTGTCTTTCTTCAACAAAGAAACGCGTATGACGCCGAAGCGGCTATATAGCGCGATGCGACAGATTGGTGTGCTGATTACGCAGACCGCGGCGATCATCCTGCCCATTGCGTTCGTCGTCAGCGCCCTGACCATCACGGGTGTGACAGGGTCCCTGACCTCGGGTCTGATAGGCCTGGGTGGCGATAATGTGTTCATGGTGATCTTCTTCGGTATCGTCGCCTGCTTTGTGATGGGAATGGCGGGGCTGGCGATCGTGGCGTACATCTTCCTGGCGGTCACGCTGGCGCCTGCGATCATTGAAGTCGGTGGGTTGAACACCATCGCGGTGCACTTCTTCATCGTCTACTACGCCATGCTCTCGGTGATCACGCCGCCGGTAGGGGCTGCTGCGTTCCTGGCCGGCACCATGGCCGGGGCCAAGCCGATGAAGACGTCATTCACGGCCATGCGTCTGGGCATCGTGATCTACTTCATACCGCTGTTCTTCCTGTTCCAGCCGGCGTTGGTATTGCAGGGTGATCTGACACCGCTGTTGTATGTGCTGCCGTCGATCATCATCGGCATCATGCTGATCTCGGGCGGTCTGGAAGGTTATCTGCTGGGCGCCGGACATGTGAAACCCTGGCAGCGTATACCGCTGTTCGTCGCCGGTTTCGCCTTCAGCTTTCCGGGTCTGATGACGACCATCATCGGTGGTCTGGCATCGGCGGTACTGATAGCGCTTGTGTGGAGTCAAAACCGGATGAAGCCAAGCCTGGCCTAA
- a CDS encoding regulatory protein RecX, which yields MFGRKGLETPVAIRRTALDLLARREHTRLELQRKLRQREAPADLLEVELDRLEDDGLLSDERFCEAYVHARSQRGYGPQRLRQEMRERGVAEHLIDSILRDEVYDWSALARETFHKRFPEGEARDARERAKQLRFMQYRGFAGYEVD from the coding sequence ATGTTCGGTCGCAAGGGACTCGAGACCCCGGTAGCCATCCGCCGCACCGCGCTGGATTTGCTGGCGCGGCGAGAACATACCCGTCTGGAGTTGCAACGCAAGTTACGTCAGCGCGAAGCGCCGGCTGATTTGCTTGAAGTGGAGCTGGACCGTCTGGAAGACGACGGGCTGCTCAGCGACGAGCGCTTCTGCGAAGCCTATGTTCACGCCCGTTCCCAGCGAGGGTACGGGCCGCAGCGGTTACGCCAGGAAATGCGCGAGCGCGGTGTGGCTGAACATCTGATTGATTCGATATTGCGCGATGAGGTCTATGACTGGAGCGCGCTTGCCCGCGAGACATTTCACAAGCGCTTTCCGGAAGGCGAGGCGCGGGACGCCAGAGAGCGCGCCAAGCAGCTTCGCTTCATGCAGTATCGTGGTTTTGCTGGTTATGAGGTTGATTGA